Proteins encoded by one window of Akkermansia muciniphila ATCC BAA-835:
- a CDS encoding autotransporter domain-containing protein, producing MGSNIFGREALAEIRVNAAQDLGDRRGETNVSLLGNPGFAQSVRGAKVGTTALQLGAGLSVPVGTKGTIYVNGNADIRDGAAQ from the coding sequence GTGGGCAGCAACATCTTCGGACGAGAAGCGCTGGCGGAAATCCGCGTGAACGCGGCGCAGGACCTGGGAGACCGGAGGGGGGAAACGAACGTCTCTCTGCTGGGCAACCCCGGCTTTGCGCAAAGCGTGAGGGGAGCGAAAGTGGGAACGACGGCGCTGCAGCTGGGAGCCGGACTGAGCGTGCCGGTGGGAACGAAGGGAACCATCTATGTGAACGGGAACGCGGACATCCGTGACGGGGCTGCTCAGTAA